A segment of the Rhizobium sp. ZPR4 genome:
ACGCGGACGCGCGACAGGCCGGGGATGAGCGCCACCCCCTCCTCCATCGTATGCTCGACGGTGGCGAGATTGCCGCGCTGCGCATAGGAGCTGTAGTAGTCGATATCGGCCCCGAAGACCAAACCACCCTTGTCGGACTGCGAGATATAGAAGTGTCCCGCGCCATAGGTAATGACATTGTCGATGACGGGCTTCAGCCCCTCGGACACGAAAGCCTGAAGCACATGGGTTTCGATCGGCAGCTCGAGATCGGCCATGTTGCCGAGGATCGATGTGTGGCCGGCCGCCGCAAGCGCCAGCTTGTTGCAGCCAATGAAGCCGCGATTGGTCTCGACGCCGGTGACGATACCGTTTTCACGGCGGATGCCGATCACCTCGCATTGCTGGATGAGATCGACGCCGCGGCTGTCGGCGCCGCGCGCATAGCCCCAGGCAACCGCATCGTGCCGCGCCGTGCCGCCGCGACGCTGCAAGAGGCCGCCGAGGATCGGGAAGCGGGCATGATCGAAGTTCAGATACGGCATCATGCGCCGAACCTGCTCACGGTTCAGAAGCTCCGCATCGACCCCGTGCATGCGCATGGCATTGCCGCGCCGGGCATAGGCGTCGCGCTGGCCATCGGAATGGAACAGGTTGACGATGCCGCGCTGGGACACCATGGCATTATAGTTGAAGTCCTGCTCCAGCCCTTCCCAGAGCTTCATCGAAAACTCGTAGAATGGCTCGTTGCCGGGCAGCAGGTAGTTGGAACGGATAATCGTCGTGTTGCGGCCGACATTGCCGGAGCCGATATAGCTCTTTTCCAGCACGGCGACGTTGGTGATGCCGAATTCCTTGGCGAGATAGTAGGCCGTTGCGAGGCCATGTCCGCCGCCGCCGACGATAATGACGTCGTAATGTGGCTTCGGCTCCGGCGTCCGCCACACCGGCTGCCAATGACGATTGCCCGAAAACGCCTGTTTTAGAAGCTGATATGCCGAATATCGCATGCATTCATCCCGATACTACCCGGCGGCACATTCGCACATGCAATAAAAACGACAAGTCCCGAAAGAGCGAAAAAGCTTCGCAAACAGAACATGATCTTTTCCGAATGCGCAGTGACAAGCGACGCTTGCCCTCACAAATATGTCGCCGGACCGCCGAGAATCCAGCCTGCCTGGAAAGTCGGACAAAGCTCTGTTGCTAAACCCTCGCTCAAGCGTTAAGGCGAAGAAAGCCGGGGCATCGGAAGTCTAAACTTCGCAATCGCAACTTCCTATATATAATGTCCGGAGAGTTCAGGCGCGGACAGCGCGCGGAAGACGAAGACGCAAATGCTTGCAACATTCGAAAAGGCGGCGCTTGAAGCAGGAAAGGCCATTCTGGAGGTCTACCGTGCCGGCTACGCGGTTGCCCTGAAGCAGGATATGAGCCCCGTCACGCTGGCCGACGAGCGCGCCGAACACATCATTCTCAGGCACCTCGAACGCGATTTTCCCCATATCCCGGCCATTGCCGAGGAGCAGGTTTCCGCTGGCAAGATTCCCGATGTGCGAGGCCGCGCCTTCTTTCTGGTCGACCCGCTCGATGGTACCCGAGAATTCATCGAGCACCGCGACGAGTTCACCGTCAACATCGCCTACGTCGAGGACGGCATCCCCCTGATCGGCATCGTCTACGCACCGGCGCTCGGTGTCGCCTTTACCGGCGAGCCCGGCAGAGCCCGCAAGCTGATCGTCGACGAGCAATTTTCCGTTGCCGACCGCCTGACCATCGCCGTGCGCGAACCTCCGGCCAAGTTGACGGCGCTTGCCAGCCGCTGCAACAGCAATGCGAAAACCGAAGGCTTTCTCACCGACAATGCGGTCTCCGGCTGCACATCGATCGGTTCGTCGCTGAAGTTCTGTCTGCTCGCCGAGGGCAAGGCCGATGTTTATCCACGTTTCGGCCGCACCATGGAATGGGATACGGCAGCCGGCGATGCCGTGCTGCGGGCGGCGGGCGGCAAGACGGTCACGGTCGAAGGTGGCCTTCTGACCTATGGCAAGACCGACCAGAGTGAGGACGCCGACTTCGCCAATCCGCACTTCATCTGCTGGGGCGGACAGAAGCACGGCGTGTCGGCGTAAGTTTATTTTTGCAAGTAAAAAACAATTTTTGCGCCTGCTCCCGAGTCTGAGAGCAGTATACCGTCCCCTGAGATTTCGGCCCGGAAACGTAAGTTCTTACTGACGAAAAATCATAGAATGAATGCGATTTACCCTGAAATAACAGGGGCTTTTGGGCATTTTGCTCAGGCAGGACATACGCAAATCAGCCCTCCGCCACATTCATTAAAATTCTTAGCAAAGTCTTACCATGTGCTTAGGCAATTTTTAAATGTGGCGAGCTAGAGTGCCACACGTGGTCTTGAGTGTGTGTAGAGAGTCCAATGACCGAAATGATACGTCCCCGAGTGAAGTATGT
Coding sequences within it:
- a CDS encoding sarcosine oxidase subunit beta family protein, giving the protein MRYSAYQLLKQAFSGNRHWQPVWRTPEPKPHYDVIIVGGGGHGLATAYYLAKEFGITNVAVLEKSYIGSGNVGRNTTIIRSNYLLPGNEPFYEFSMKLWEGLEQDFNYNAMVSQRGIVNLFHSDGQRDAYARRGNAMRMHGVDAELLNREQVRRMMPYLNFDHARFPILGGLLQRRGGTARHDAVAWGYARGADSRGVDLIQQCEVIGIRRENGIVTGVETNRGFIGCNKLALAAAGHTSILGNMADLELPIETHVLQAFVSEGLKPVIDNVITYGAGHFYISQSDKGGLVFGADIDYYSSYAQRGNLATVEHTMEEGVALIPGLSRVRVLRTWGGVMDMSMDGSPIIDRTPIENLYLNCGWNYGGFKATPASGFCFAHLIAKNESHDVSRLLRLDRFERGFAIDEGGKGPQPNLH
- the cysQ gene encoding 3'(2'),5'-bisphosphate nucleotidase CysQ, which codes for MLATFEKAALEAGKAILEVYRAGYAVALKQDMSPVTLADERAEHIILRHLERDFPHIPAIAEEQVSAGKIPDVRGRAFFLVDPLDGTREFIEHRDEFTVNIAYVEDGIPLIGIVYAPALGVAFTGEPGRARKLIVDEQFSVADRLTIAVREPPAKLTALASRCNSNAKTEGFLTDNAVSGCTSIGSSLKFCLLAEGKADVYPRFGRTMEWDTAAGDAVLRAAGGKTVTVEGGLLTYGKTDQSEDADFANPHFICWGGQKHGVSA